The Siniperca chuatsi isolate FFG_IHB_CAS linkage group LG2, ASM2008510v1, whole genome shotgun sequence genome window below encodes:
- the LOC122885810 gene encoding desmin-like, with amino-acid sequence MRATSYTQKSLQVSGSGGRVRVQSPSPSRCRGSSYDSRGRSGYRSTAIELGTEIHQHHANEKEEMQELNVKFAGYIEKVQALEQRNAALQAELSALQSRYKGGPTGIGEEYELKFKEVRELIEALTNEKGAADIERGYIEEEVEVWRLKLEEELALKEEAEMILREFCQDVDNATLQKAELEKRIEQLVAEIEFLKKLHDEEVADIMKQIEDSKITAELDSDRPDLAAYLRNMRAEIETVAARNVQEAEKWYKSKFDTLKEHASKHEVQMKTMKDEITTFHNQVTDLQNQIDGLRARNTALEQQLEDMEMSHMDKVGSLDGVIAQLEAQLCETKLEMTKYLQDYQELLHIKLKLDAEIATYRKLLEGEEHRLGIAKDV; translated from the coding sequence ATGAGAGCCACATCTTACACCCAGAAGAGCCTGCAGGTTAGCGGCTCCGGCGGCAGAGTAAGGGTTCAGAGCCCGTCGCCTTCCCGGTGCCGTGGATCCTCATATGACAGCCGTGGACGCTCGGGTTATCGCAGCACTGCCATCGAGTTGGGCACAGAGATACACCAGCACCATGCCAACGAGAAAGAGGAGATGCAGGAACTCAATGTGAAGTTTGCAGGATACATCGAGAAGGTCCAAGCACTAGAGCAGAGAAATGCAGCTCTTCAAGCTGAGCTGTCTGCACTGCAGAGCCGCTACAAGGGAGGCCCCACAGGCATTGGAGAAGAATATGAGCTCAAGTTTAAAGAGGTGCGGGAGCTGATTGAAGCCTTGACTAATGAGAAGGGAGCAGCTGATATCGAGCGAGGCTACATTGAAGAAGAGGTCGAAGTGTGGAGACTaaagctggaggaggagctggcaCTCAAAGAAGAGGCAGAGATGATCCTGAGGGAGTTTTGCCAGGATGTTGACAATGCCACACTGCAGAAGGCTGAGCTGGAGAAGCGTATAGAGCAACTGGTGGCCGAGATAGAGTTTCTCAAGAAGCTGCATGATGAAGAGGTGGCTGACATCATGAAGCAGATTGAGGACTCAAAGATTACTGCAGAGCTGGATAGCGATCGACCTGACCTGGCTGCTTATCTGCGCAACATGCGTGCAGAGATAGAAACTGTTGCTGCCCGCAACGTCCAGGAAGCTGAGAAGTGGTACAAGAGCAAGTTTGACACCCTCAAGGAGCATGCTAGCAAACATGAGGTGCAAATGAAGACCATGAAAGACGAGATCACGACCTTTCACAACCAAGTGACAGACCTACAGAACCAGATTGACGGGCTGAGGGCTCGCAACACAGCCctggagcagcagctggaggacatggAGATGTCTCACATGGATAAGGTGGGGAGCCTTGATGGTGTCATTGCTCAGTTGGAGGCCCAGCTCTGCGAAACCAAACTGGAGATGACCAAGTATCTCCAAGACTACCAGGAACTGCTGCACATTAAGCTCAAGCTGGATGCGGAGATCGCCACCTACAGGAAGCTGCTGGAAGGGGAGGAGCACAGGCTTGGAATTGCCAAAGATGTCTAA